A genomic region of Leptolyngbya sp. NIES-2104 contains the following coding sequences:
- a CDS encoding NACHT domain-containing NTPase — protein MKKQLPEIRKRLSDVLLQNRTLMEVSIEEQFAPVNRSPLEAERRLQIHGEDRGTIENQLLIQTFGRDDVTGKLLILGAPGAGKTTALLGLAEQLVMGALAQPKTVIPVLFELSTWREDSQSIEQWLTEQLYELHGGNRKAKLYEQWVDRQVLLPLLDGLDELGLERQQKCTQKINEFARHYPQLVVCCRSKEFETVGMKLGNLNGAVCLQPLSDSQIQEYLRHVGSDLWNAIQTVPAMQKFMQPTEEGDPGLLRIPLFLSLAAQVYDPRSPFASEAELLGRYVDRRLSKEVRESDRREDLKKKIWAYRTVEQEPNCTETERYLSWLARQLQQRNQIEILIEYIQPDWIEAPRLLRRNRLIVRLIVGLIDILILGQDVLINALFAGLFAGLIFRLSNIDPAEFFRVSMSQDARRETSRKLRNGLIVGLVFGMVGLNGLIVGLIFRLSNIDPVESFRVSMSQDVRRETLRELKNGLIAGLTYGLILGLLGLIGGLSSGRDGIIFGLSRLIDGLIFGLIVGLIVELIGGLKQNLKIRSRPNQGIQNSLQSMLWTSALSYPAGVILAMSSPLISWASTEQAWDRLLDAAIANFPDFLLPGLLMALLIGINFGGGIACIQHVCLRFVLWQNNIAPWNMAQFLNYCTDRRILQRNGGRYRFLHRELLDYFANLRA, from the coding sequence GTGAAAAAGCAGTTGCCGGAAATTCGCAAGCGGCTGAGTGATGTGCTGTTGCAGAATCGAACGCTGATGGAGGTGTCGATCGAGGAGCAGTTCGCGCCTGTGAATCGATCGCCTTTAGAAGCAGAGCGGCGGTTACAGATTCACGGAGAAGATCGAGGCACGATCGAGAATCAATTGTTGATTCAAACATTTGGGCGCGATGATGTGACGGGAAAACTGCTAATTTTAGGTGCGCCGGGAGCGGGGAAGACCACGGCGCTGTTAGGATTGGCGGAGCAATTAGTAATGGGAGCGCTGGCGCAACCGAAAACTGTGATCCCGGTGTTGTTTGAGTTGTCTACTTGGCGCGAGGATAGTCAATCGATCGAGCAATGGCTGACTGAGCAGTTGTATGAGTTGCACGGGGGCAATCGGAAAGCGAAATTATATGAGCAATGGGTTGATCGACAGGTGCTGTTGCCGCTATTAGATGGGTTGGATGAGCTTGGACTAGAGCGACAGCAGAAATGTACGCAAAAGATCAATGAATTTGCGCGGCATTATCCTCAATTGGTTGTGTGCTGTCGAAGCAAAGAATTTGAAACAGTGGGGATGAAGTTAGGAAATTTGAATGGTGCGGTTTGTCTTCAGCCCTTGAGCGACTCACAAATTCAGGAGTATTTACGGCACGTTGGTTCTGATTTGTGGAACGCAATTCAAACGGTTCCAGCGATGCAAAAATTCATGCAGCCGACCGAGGAGGGCGATCCGGGATTGTTGCGGATTCCGTTGTTTCTTTCGCTGGCGGCTCAGGTTTATGATCCGCGATCGCCGTTTGCGAGTGAGGCGGAACTGTTAGGGCGATATGTCGATCGACGGTTATCGAAAGAAGTGCGGGAGAGCGATCGGCGGGAGGACTTAAAAAAGAAAATTTGGGCTTACAGAACAGTAGAGCAGGAGCCAAACTGTACAGAAACAGAACGATATTTGAGTTGGTTGGCGAGGCAGTTGCAGCAGAGAAATCAGATAGAGATTCTGATTGAGTATATACAACCTGACTGGATTGAAGCACCCCGGTTACTTCGTCGAAATCGGCTGATTGTTAGGCTGATTGTTGGGCTGATTGATATTCTAATTCTTGGTCAGGATGTGCTGATTAATGCGCTGTTTGCTGGGCTGTTTGCTGGGCTGATTTTTAGACTAAGTAATATTGATCCTGCCGAATTCTTCAGAGTTTCGATGTCGCAGGATGCGCGGCGAGAAACGTCACGCAAGTTAAGGAATGGGCTGATTGTTGGGCTGGTTTTTGGGATGGTTGGGCTGAATGGATTGATTGTTGGGCTGATTTTTAGACTGAGTAATATTGATCCTGTCGAATCCTTTAGAGTTTCGATGTCGCAGGATGTGCGACGAGAAACGTTACGCGAGTTAAAGAATGGGTTAATTGCTGGACTGACTTATGGGCTGATTCTTGGACTGCTTGGGCTGATTGGTGGGCTGTCTTCTGGTCGGGATGGGATAATCTTTGGGCTGAGTAGGCTGATTGATGGACTAATTTTTGGGCTGATTGTTGGGCTGATTGTTGAGCTAATTGGCGGGCTAAAGCAGAATTTGAAAATACGATCGCGCCCCAATCAAGGTATCCAAAATTCCCTACAAAGTATGCTGTGGACAAGCGCTTTGAGCTACCCAGCAGGGGTAATTCTCGCGATGTCTTCGCCTCTTATCAGTTGGGCAAGCACCGAACAAGCGTGGGATCGTCTTCTAGATGCTGCGATCGCAAACTTTCCTGACTTCTTACTGCCTGGGTTACTGATGGCGCTTTTGATTGGCATAAACTTTGGCGGTGGAATTGCTTGCATTCAGCACGTTTGTCTCCGCTTCGTCCTTTGGCAAAATAACATTGCCCCCTGGAACATGGCGCAATTCCTCAACTACTGCACTGATCGCCGCATCCTACAACGCAACGGCGGTCGTTACCGCTTCCTCCACCGAGAGTTGCTCGATTACTTTGCCAATTTGAGGGCTTAA
- the mobF gene encoding MobF family relaxase, whose protein sequence is MLSSKNLSATEAAGYHGKDDDRRFNSNDPSELQSCWFGKGAATLNLKGEVVPEVFNQLVLGVDLAGNSLHAKPINLEKHRAGTDFCFSAPKSVSIAALLQQDRRVISAHNHAVTVALTAMEDRYPQARVWNRQQQRQERILTRNITAALFPHSTSRNCDPQLHTHAFVLNTTQLEDGSWRALSNEEMTTYKKFVGQIYQNQIAYELRQMGYEIEPRKNGQFELRGYSKPLCDLFSSRRQQIESYAEQSERSKDAKLYEQATLHTRQHKREIPLDALIEGWERAIAEQKLELPPTPESDQAQSVSEIGREKAATAAVVGLEIAEHQEFEFCREAIEQPALEDSVGQQSWEQLQNAIDEMNRLVAINLSLNLYTTETAVKRKREILQTVQQGQGSGNAIASSENVAELDTEFLTQERRQGLGMAATSTDQFIAWQGVEKDEPTYALTLYRQIAESQGYTVQEFSPRSDFNQTEERSNEIWLIREAESLTAHNFYRLMQSAEVSQARVLFIGDEREPQGNLFQTLPAFGITTTNLRTGKQFTPDQHPTPVITLTHLQDNTYARNQTWEKATAVERYPRTAASDRATRRSHTEECVEQSVGERIGTAIGERIAESFAASQSEGRFPIEATRFAGIDVERTAQGIAETIARRAIERCSEDLSQNFEKIDGCLQQHRNDLDRFEDLLREFEGHIRRIETIHHRAVNHLSKREITKLPEQTKIESTPLETLSRSQQSSPEQDGLSNSILENTVIELEPSGQEWLPERNDHGWETVRQNLVTEYKIPDWLLQELNQQGWIYSNQKKQAVFVERTLDDKNYHGLTLSKEGYLDPTEPNAKYHAASSFWMATREPLERAIILDDPLEVLAVHGINTTGSKNIPTLYIAAMRVDQLPIDLLKDIPQVRVSTSCTDEVKQAMKENVPHRTMIAPNHVESWRGVWRDWSIQKQIQSKKSKAATPPDIQL, encoded by the coding sequence ATGCTTTCTTCTAAAAATTTGAGTGCTACAGAAGCAGCAGGCTACCACGGCAAAGACGACGATCGTAGATTCAACAGCAACGATCCCTCTGAATTGCAATCCTGCTGGTTCGGCAAAGGTGCAGCAACACTGAATTTGAAAGGAGAGGTTGTGCCTGAAGTGTTCAATCAGTTGGTGCTTGGCGTAGATTTGGCAGGGAACTCGCTGCACGCGAAACCGATTAATTTAGAAAAGCATCGGGCGGGAACAGACTTCTGTTTCTCGGCTCCCAAAAGCGTCTCGATCGCGGCACTCCTGCAACAAGATAGAAGAGTTATCTCAGCTCACAACCATGCGGTTACGGTGGCACTTACTGCGATGGAAGATCGCTATCCCCAAGCTAGAGTCTGGAATCGACAACAGCAACGCCAAGAACGAATTCTCACTAGAAATATTACGGCTGCTTTGTTTCCCCATTCAACGAGTCGGAACTGCGATCCGCAGCTCCACACCCACGCATTCGTCCTGAACACCACACAACTCGAAGACGGAAGCTGGCGGGCGTTGAGTAATGAGGAGATGACCACATATAAGAAATTTGTGGGGCAAATTTACCAGAATCAGATTGCTTACGAACTTCGACAAATGGGCTACGAAATCGAGCCGAGGAAGAATGGGCAGTTTGAGTTGAGGGGATATAGCAAACCTCTTTGTGATCTCTTCAGCTCTCGTCGCCAGCAAATTGAGAGTTACGCAGAACAATCTGAGCGGTCAAAGGATGCCAAACTGTACGAGCAAGCCACGCTCCACACTCGTCAGCATAAAAGAGAAATTCCTTTAGATGCGCTGATCGAGGGATGGGAACGGGCGATCGCTGAACAAAAATTGGAATTGCCCCCGACTCCTGAATCTGATCAAGCCCAAAGTGTATCGGAAATTGGAAGAGAAAAGGCAGCTACCGCTGCTGTTGTGGGGCTTGAGATTGCTGAACATCAGGAATTTGAGTTTTGCCGAGAAGCGATTGAGCAGCCTGCACTGGAAGATTCTGTCGGACAGCAATCCTGGGAGCAACTGCAAAACGCGATCGATGAAATGAATCGACTCGTCGCCATCAATCTGTCGCTCAATCTTTACACCACCGAAACCGCAGTCAAACGCAAGCGGGAGATTCTTCAAACGGTGCAGCAAGGACAGGGATCTGGGAATGCGATCGCGTCCTCGGAAAACGTGGCAGAACTGGACACAGAATTTCTCACGCAAGAACGCCGACAGGGATTAGGAATGGCAGCCACATCAACTGACCAATTTATTGCGTGGCAGGGAGTGGAAAAAGATGAGCCAACTTATGCACTGACCCTGTATCGACAAATTGCCGAAAGTCAAGGTTACACCGTGCAGGAATTTAGCCCTCGATCAGATTTCAATCAGACCGAAGAACGATCAAACGAAATTTGGCTCATTAGGGAAGCGGAATCGTTGACGGCGCACAATTTTTATCGTCTTATGCAGAGCGCTGAAGTTTCGCAAGCTAGGGTGCTATTCATCGGAGACGAAAGAGAGCCGCAAGGCAATCTATTCCAGACCCTTCCTGCTTTTGGAATCACTACAACGAATCTAAGAACTGGCAAGCAATTTACGCCAGATCAGCACCCAACACCTGTCATCACCCTCACTCACCTACAAGACAACACTTATGCCCGCAACCAAACTTGGGAAAAAGCGACCGCCGTTGAAAGATATCCTCGAACCGCCGCAAGTGATCGTGCAACTCGACGAAGCCACACTGAAGAATGCGTTGAGCAAAGTGTTGGAGAACGAATTGGGACAGCTATTGGAGAGCGCATTGCAGAAAGCTTTGCAGCCAGTCAATCAGAAGGTCGATTCCCTATCGAAGCGACTCGATTTGCAGGAATCGACGTTGAGCGAACTGCTCAAGGAATTGCAGAAACTATCGCAAGACGAGCGATCGAGCGATGTAGCGAAGACCTTAGCCAAAATTTTGAGAAGATTGACGGCTGCCTCCAGCAACATCGAAACGACCTCGACAGATTTGAAGACCTCCTGCGGGAATTTGAAGGACACATCAGACGGATTGAAACAATTCATCACCGCGCAGTTAATCACTTATCTAAGCGAGAGATAACGAAACTGCCAGAACAGACAAAGATTGAAAGTACACCGCTTGAAACACTTTCTCGATCGCAGCAATCTTCTCCAGAACAGGATGGGCTGTCTAACTCGATTTTAGAAAATACTGTGATCGAGTTGGAACCGTCGGGACAAGAGTGGTTGCCGGAACGGAACGATCACGGCTGGGAAACGGTGCGGCAAAATCTTGTGACTGAATACAAGATTCCAGATTGGTTATTGCAAGAACTGAATCAGCAGGGCTGGATTTACAGCAATCAGAAAAAACAAGCGGTGTTCGTTGAGCGCACATTAGACGACAAGAACTATCACGGGTTGACGCTCTCTAAAGAAGGCTACTTAGACCCAACTGAGCCAAATGCTAAATATCACGCAGCCAGCAGTTTTTGGATGGCAACACGAGAGCCTCTTGAGCGAGCAATCATACTTGACGACCCGCTAGAAGTACTGGCAGTTCACGGAATAAATACAACAGGCAGTAAAAATATTCCTACGCTCTATATCGCTGCCATGCGGGTTGATCAATTACCGATCGATCTGCTGAAAGATATTCCGCAAGTTCGAGTGTCTACCAGTTGCACGGACGAAGTAAAGCAAGCGATGAAGGAAAACGTACCTCATAGAACGATGATCGCTCCCAATCATGTTGAAAGCTGGCGCGGGGTTTGGAGAGACTGGTCAATCCAGAAACAGATACAATCAAAGAAAAGCAAGGCAGCCACACCACCTGATATTCAGCTTTAA
- a CDS encoding DUF262 domain-containing protein: protein MRSQQSWQKLQIDCVSFVTRSRIMKRHHWENRDVVSVIIQGLRAGMRNQKETIRKMVTYLNNEEKDGGFWLPNIQRPFVWSEDQIERLFDSIMREYPISTLLIWRTKSPVRRRKFIDNYKYSLKLTDFHVPEDSKVKLLVLDGQQRLQSLFIGLKGSYEKKELFFDILSGDLVAPEDIRYRFRFFDPNTAKFPWVKFKAVVFSNELFGRLARSIANGAEEPLSDGQHDRIEDNVARIVKQFCTDEIIVYQELDGVDNPKTYREDDVVEIFIRANAGGTKLGKSDLLFSLLTASWEDADENLEGLLEELNRTGYDFTRDFILKSCLSVLDRGARYEVSKFRDGVTREEIVEKWNAIADAIKAVKDFVYGKTFLRSDQALPSYLSLIPLIYFRYHFPQQWKDAQDLDTYLLRSLITGAFSGTPDNLIDKCTRHITEIGDFEVRQIFDLIRADGRNLDITADTILSQHYGSKNIHLIFNLWYKDFNYQPAYEGSLPQVDHIFPQSLLRSVKVANPETGRHNILRYKWQERDRIANCMLLTAEENGAGGKRDIPPEIWFKDKPDSYLKMHLIPKNPELWKLENFEAFIKARETLIIEKFQHMIQATE from the coding sequence ATGCGATCGCAGCAAAGTTGGCAAAAATTGCAGATTGATTGTGTGTCATTTGTAACGCGATCGCGCATAATGAAACGGCATCACTGGGAAAATCGTGATGTCGTTTCTGTAATCATTCAAGGCTTGAGGGCGGGTATGCGAAACCAGAAGGAAACCATTCGCAAGATGGTCACTTATCTGAATAACGAGGAAAAAGATGGGGGCTTCTGGTTGCCCAACATTCAGCGTCCCTTCGTGTGGAGTGAGGATCAGATTGAACGGTTGTTCGATTCCATCATGCGCGAGTATCCAATCAGCACACTGCTGATCTGGCGCACTAAGTCTCCAGTTCGGCGACGGAAATTCATTGACAATTACAAATACTCGCTGAAACTGACTGATTTTCATGTGCCAGAGGACAGCAAGGTAAAACTTCTGGTGCTGGACGGTCAGCAACGGTTGCAAAGCCTATTTATCGGACTGAAGGGGAGCTATGAGAAAAAGGAACTGTTCTTTGACATTCTGAGCGGTGATTTGGTTGCGCCTGAAGACATTCGTTACCGCTTTCGCTTTTTCGATCCTAATACAGCAAAATTTCCGTGGGTAAAATTCAAAGCCGTTGTTTTCAGCAATGAGCTATTTGGTCGGCTTGCAAGGTCGATCGCGAATGGTGCTGAAGAACCACTCAGCGATGGTCAGCACGATCGTATCGAGGATAATGTTGCACGAATCGTCAAGCAGTTTTGCACCGATGAGATCATTGTCTATCAAGAACTCGACGGTGTGGATAATCCCAAGACGTATCGGGAAGACGACGTGGTTGAGATTTTCATCCGAGCCAATGCTGGCGGCACGAAACTTGGAAAATCGGATCTACTGTTTTCGCTGCTGACTGCAAGCTGGGAAGATGCCGACGAAAACTTAGAGGGATTACTGGAAGAATTGAATCGGACGGGTTACGACTTTACTCGCGATTTTATTTTGAAATCTTGCTTGAGTGTTCTCGATCGCGGTGCGCGGTACGAAGTCTCGAAGTTTCGGGATGGTGTAACGCGGGAAGAAATCGTGGAGAAATGGAACGCGATCGCGGATGCCATCAAAGCGGTGAAAGATTTCGTGTATGGCAAAACGTTTCTCCGCAGCGATCAGGCGTTGCCGTCCTATCTGTCGCTAATACCCTTGATTTATTTTCGCTATCACTTCCCCCAGCAGTGGAAAGACGCGCAGGATTTAGACACGTATCTACTCCGCAGCTTAATCACTGGAGCGTTTAGCGGAACGCCAGACAACTTGATCGATAAATGTACGCGCCACATCACGGAGATTGGCGATTTTGAGGTGCGCCAAATATTCGACCTCATTCGGGCGGATGGCAGAAACCTTGATATCACCGCAGACACAATTTTGAGCCAGCACTATGGCTCGAAAAACATTCATCTGATCTTCAATCTCTGGTACAAAGACTTCAACTATCAGCCAGCTTATGAGGGCAGCCTGCCGCAGGTGGATCACATTTTTCCACAGTCGCTACTGCGATCGGTGAAAGTTGCGAATCCAGAAACGGGGAGACATAACATCTTGCGCTACAAATGGCAGGAGCGCGATCGTATTGCGAACTGTATGCTGCTGACGGCTGAAGAGAATGGGGCAGGCGGAAAACGTGATATTCCACCGGAAATCTGGTTCAAAGATAAACCAGATAGTTATTTGAAGATGCACCTGATTCCTAAAAATCCTGAACTGTGGAAGCTCGAAAATTTTGAAGCATTCATCAAAGCGAGAGAAACGCTAATCATCGAGAAGTTTCAGCACATGATTCAAGCTACAGAGTAA
- a CDS encoding helicase-related protein — MSQLEDLTRGKTVKGILSNRNVTIVDVTWHGTDAVELVYKDADGNLGTELVFRSQASDLEVVTEGQSWSFDGDGALLRLVSEAHRIRLAHLFDPLLAVHTSLVDPLPHQITAVYGEMIPRQPLRFLLADDPGAGKTIMAGLLIRELVIRGDLHRCLVVCPGSLAIQWQDELATKFHLPFEILTSDRIQSARTGNALAEMPLVIARLDQLSRNENLQEKLKQTDWDLIICDEAHKMSASFFGGEIQATGRYRLGKLLSTVTRHFLLMTATPHNGKEEDFQLFMALLDSDRFEGKFRDGVHVCDTSDLMRRLVKEDLLKFDGKPLFPERIAHTVGYPLSDSEAMLYRRVTEYVRVEFNRADALENDGRKGTVGFALTILQRRLASSPEAIYQSIRRRRERLGKRLQEEESSKRGLGESIEFGKTIEPEDWEDDFEDTPGEEREATEQEVVDQSTAARTVAELQAEISQLEELEQLALKVRRSGTDKKWEELSKLLQNEATLFDAHGYRRKLVIFTEHRDTLNYLADRISTLLGRPESVVMIHGGMGREERKRVETSFKQNVDVQVLLATDAAGEGINLQRAHLMVNYDLPWNPNRLEQRFGRIHRIGQTEVCHLWNLVAAETREGEVYRSLLKKLELEQKALGGKVFDVLGKAIAGTELRELLIQAIRYGDRSEVRDRLNQVVADRLDQQRLRELLEERALVRDLMDASGVQQIRDQMERAEARKLQPHFIASFFLEAFKQLGGTVKQRESKRYEITHVPAVIRSREGFGMGEPILRSYERICFEKTLITVPGKPVASFVCPGHPLLDATIDLIQERYRDLLKQGAVLVDENDPGEQVRALVYLEHSIQDASTDASGKRRIVSRRMQYVEIDAEGKAQNAGYAPYLNYRSLFDAEKAAIASVLAESWLKKDLESQATSYAIAHLVPQHLQEVRQRKEELIDKTIVAVKERLTKEINYWDQRAIVLSQQEAAGKVNAKINSAKARTRADELESRLKKRLADLEQERRLSPLPPVVIGGAIVVSIGLLQRLQGKRQSTPSLFAKETKRVELEAMKAVMTAERSLGHQPQDVSAEKCGYDIESRLPDGTLLFIEVKGRIEGAEAVTVTKNEILTALNKPEEFVLALVQVPKSEEFREGDAFRVAASQGEYRVEQSSIVRYVWQPFQKEPDFGVTSVNYDWRELWERGNAPQ, encoded by the coding sequence ATGTCCCAACTCGAAGACTTGACTCGTGGCAAAACCGTGAAAGGCATTCTGTCAAATCGGAATGTGACGATCGTAGATGTAACTTGGCATGGAACGGACGCGGTAGAGCTGGTTTACAAAGATGCCGATGGAAATCTAGGTACTGAGTTGGTTTTCCGAAGTCAGGCATCTGATTTGGAAGTCGTTACGGAAGGGCAGTCGTGGAGCTTCGATGGAGACGGAGCTTTACTGCGCCTTGTGTCTGAAGCGCATCGAATTCGACTCGCCCATTTATTTGATCCGCTGTTGGCTGTCCATACGTCGTTGGTTGATCCGTTGCCACACCAAATCACTGCCGTTTATGGTGAAATGATCCCTCGCCAACCCCTTCGATTCTTGCTAGCAGATGATCCAGGAGCGGGGAAGACCATCATGGCAGGGCTGTTGATTCGAGAATTGGTAATTCGGGGAGATCTGCATCGCTGTCTTGTGGTTTGTCCGGGAAGTCTAGCGATTCAGTGGCAGGATGAGCTTGCGACGAAGTTTCACCTGCCGTTTGAGATTCTGACCAGCGATCGCATTCAGTCGGCTCGTACAGGTAATGCACTCGCTGAGATGCCATTAGTGATTGCTCGGCTGGATCAATTGAGCCGCAATGAGAACTTACAGGAAAAGCTGAAGCAAACGGACTGGGACTTGATTATTTGCGACGAAGCGCACAAAATGTCTGCTTCTTTCTTTGGTGGCGAGATTCAGGCGACTGGGCGATACAGATTGGGGAAACTGCTTTCTACCGTGACTCGGCATTTCTTATTGATGACCGCAACGCCACATAACGGGAAAGAGGAAGATTTTCAGTTGTTTATGGCGCTGTTGGATAGCGATCGCTTTGAAGGCAAGTTCCGCGATGGCGTTCATGTTTGCGACACATCAGATTTGATGCGGCGATTGGTTAAGGAAGATTTGCTCAAGTTTGATGGAAAGCCGCTGTTTCCAGAGCGGATTGCTCACACGGTTGGGTATCCGCTGTCTGATTCAGAGGCGATGCTGTATCGACGAGTGACCGAGTATGTGCGAGTCGAGTTCAATCGAGCCGATGCACTCGAAAATGATGGACGTAAAGGAACGGTTGGCTTTGCGCTGACCATTTTGCAGCGACGGTTAGCTTCTTCCCCAGAAGCGATTTATCAATCGATTCGGCGGCGGCGAGAACGACTTGGAAAACGGTTGCAAGAAGAGGAATCATCCAAGCGGGGATTAGGAGAATCGATCGAATTTGGGAAAACGATCGAGCCTGAAGACTGGGAGGATGACTTCGAGGATACGCCAGGAGAGGAGCGAGAGGCAACTGAGCAAGAAGTTGTGGATCAATCGACGGCGGCTCGAACTGTGGCAGAACTTCAGGCAGAGATTAGTCAGCTAGAAGAATTGGAACAGTTAGCGCTGAAAGTTAGACGCAGTGGCACAGATAAAAAATGGGAAGAACTCTCAAAACTCTTGCAAAATGAGGCGACACTGTTTGATGCACATGGGTATCGTCGCAAGTTGGTCATTTTCACAGAACATCGCGATACGCTGAATTATCTGGCAGATCGCATCTCTACGTTACTGGGTCGTCCGGAGTCAGTCGTGATGATTCATGGCGGAATGGGACGAGAGGAACGTAAGAGAGTTGAGACTTCGTTCAAGCAGAATGTTGATGTTCAAGTCCTATTGGCGACGGATGCCGCAGGTGAAGGGATCAACTTGCAAAGAGCGCATTTGATGGTGAACTATGATTTGCCGTGGAATCCCAACAGGCTAGAGCAGAGGTTTGGACGGATTCACCGGATTGGACAGACTGAGGTTTGTCATCTTTGGAATTTAGTTGCGGCAGAGACTCGCGAAGGGGAAGTTTATCGATCGCTACTGAAAAAACTCGAACTCGAACAAAAAGCACTCGGCGGTAAGGTGTTTGATGTGTTGGGCAAAGCGATCGCGGGAACAGAACTGCGTGAACTGTTGATTCAGGCGATTCGGTACGGAGATCGTTCTGAGGTGCGCGATCGACTGAATCAAGTTGTGGCAGATCGGCTCGATCAGCAACGGTTACGCGAATTGCTGGAAGAAAGAGCATTAGTACGAGATTTGATGGATGCGTCAGGTGTGCAGCAGATTCGGGATCAGATGGAACGCGCCGAAGCCCGAAAGCTACAACCTCATTTCATCGCGTCTTTCTTCTTAGAGGCGTTTAAGCAGTTGGGTGGTACTGTCAAGCAACGAGAGTCAAAACGCTATGAGATTACTCATGTTCCAGCAGTGATCCGCAGTCGGGAGGGGTTTGGCATGGGAGAACCGATTTTGCGGAGCTATGAACGGATTTGTTTTGAGAAGACATTGATTACTGTGCCAGGAAAGCCCGTTGCATCTTTTGTTTGTCCAGGTCATCCATTGCTCGATGCAACGATCGATTTAATTCAAGAGCGTTATCGAGATTTGCTCAAACAAGGTGCAGTTCTGGTCGATGAGAATGATCCGGGTGAACAAGTGCGAGCGTTGGTGTATCTGGAGCATTCGATTCAGGATGCCAGCACTGACGCGAGTGGTAAGCGACGCATTGTTTCACGACGGATGCAGTATGTTGAAATTGATGCAGAGGGAAAGGCTCAGAATGCTGGATATGCGCCTTACTTGAACTATCGATCGCTGTTTGATGCAGAAAAGGCAGCGATCGCATCTGTGTTAGCAGAATCATGGCTGAAAAAGGATCTGGAATCTCAGGCGACGAGTTATGCGATCGCACATTTGGTTCCGCAGCATCTTCAGGAAGTTCGGCAGCGCAAAGAAGAACTGATTGATAAAACGATCGTTGCTGTAAAAGAACGATTGACCAAAGAGATTAACTATTGGGATCAAAGAGCGATCGTGCTATCTCAGCAAGAAGCTGCCGGAAAAGTAAACGCCAAGATCAATTCAGCCAAAGCAAGAACGAGAGCCGATGAACTGGAATCTAGACTGAAAAAACGATTGGCAGATTTGGAGCAAGAACGGCGACTTTCACCGTTACCGCCTGTGGTGATTGGAGGTGCGATCGTCGTTTCGATCGGATTGCTTCAGCGACTTCAAGGAAAACGACAGTCTACACCAAGTTTGTTCGCGAAAGAGACGAAGCGGGTAGAACTCGAAGCGATGAAAGCAGTGATGACAGCAGAGCGATCTCTGGGGCACCAACCTCAAGATGTGAGTGCGGAAAAATGCGGTTACGATATCGAATCGAGATTGCCCGATGGAACACTGCTATTTATTGAAGTGAAGGGACGGATTGAAGGGGCGGAAGCCGTTACGGTAACAAAGAATGAGATTCTGACTGCGTTGAATAAGCCAGAGGAATTCGTTTTAGCGTTGGTGCAGGTTCCGAAATCGGAGGAATTTAGAGAAGGCGATGCGTTTCGGGTGGCAGCTTCGCAGGGAGAGTATCGGGTGGAGCAATCGTCGATCGTGCGATACGTCTGGCAGCCGTTTCAGAAGGAGCCAGATTTTGGCGTGACGAGTGTGAACTATGATTGGCGAGAATTGTGGGAGCGAGGAAATGCGCCACAATAA